The window CGATCATCACCTGGGCGCTGATGCGCTTCTTCTCATATTCCTTATCCAGACGCACGGTATAGCCGCGAATGACGCCTTCCGCCTCCAGCTTGGCGATGCGTTCATGTACTGCTGTGCGGGACAGGTTGAGTTTTCTCGCCAGTGACGAAGTGGCTTCTCGCGCGTTCGCCTGCAACAGATCGAGCAAACGTTGATTTTTTTCATCCATATGACGATTTCACTACAGATATAGATATTTCGTCTAAATTTATCAGTAAATTCGTCACTATGACAGTTACAATCCGACATCTGCGCCTCCTATTATAGATTTATTCATCCAATAACAATTAGGAGAGGCACATATGAAACCCATCGTTGTTGTAGGCGCTGGTAAAATCGGCTCAATGATCACGGATTTCCTGAACAGCACTGGCGACTACAAAGTCACGCTGGTAGACCAGAATCAGGACGCGCTGGACCGCATCGCCGAAGAAATTCCCGGCATCTCAACTGTGAAGGCGAACGCCTCTAACCAGCAGGAAATGGAAGCCGCCTTCAAAGGCCACTTCGCCGTTATCAACTCCTGCCCATTCGATATCAGCGCATCCATCGCTCACGCAGCCGCCGCGCAGCAAGTTCACTACCTTGACCTGACCGAAGACGTCGCCAGCACCCGTCTCATCAAGTCACTGGCGAAAGACGCCAAATCCGCGTTCATTCCTCAGTGCGGGCTGGCTCCTGGCTTCATTTCCATCGTGGCTTATGATCTGGCGCGCCACTTCGACTCCTTGCATAACGTCCACATGCGTGTCGGCGCACTGCCCAAGTTCCCCTCCAACGCGTTGAAATACAACCTGACCTGGAGCACCGACGGGCTGATCAACGAATACCTGAACCCTTGTGAAGCCATCGTTAACGGCCAGTTGCGCGAAGTTCCTCCGATGGAAGAGCTGGAGCACTTCTCTCTGGACGGCGACGATTACGAAGCTTTCAATACTTCTGGCGGCCTGGGCACGCTGTGCGAAACCCTGGAAGGCAAAGTGTCCAACCTGAACTACCGCACCGTGCGTTACCCTGGTCACCGCGACGTCATGAAGCTTCTGCTGAACGACCTGCGTCTGGGCGAGCGTCGCGACCTGTTGAAAGAAATCATGGAATCCGCCATCCCTGTCACCATGCAGGACGTTGTATTGGTATTCGCCAACGTTAGCGGCGTGAAGAACGGTCTGTTCCTGCAGGAAACCTTCGCACGTAAGATTTACAGCCGCGAAATCAACGGTAAACTGCGTAGCGCCATCCAGATCACCACCGCATCAGGCATCTGCGCTGCGCTGGACCTGCTGGCGGAAGGCAAACTGCCGAGCCAAGGCTTTGTACGTCAGGAAGATATCCGCTTCGAAGACTTTATAAACAACCGTTTCGGCCGCAACTATATGGAAGACGACGGGAAAAACCCTTCGGCTTCAGTGCGTCGCGTAGCCTGATCAAATATGGGCGCGGCGACCCCGCGCCCCGACATCAGGACAGGTAGCGAACCAGAAGCTCGCTACAAGGACCACCAAACGCACTTACGACTCTTTACGGGAGGACCGCTATGAATATCCAAGAGATTTTTTCAGCCCTGGGCATGGACCAGGGCATTCTTGCTTCAGGGGACTACAAAATCAGCTCCCCGGTTGACGGCAAAGTGATCGCCAACCTGAAACTGGACAGCAAAGACGAAGTAGAAAAGAAAATCGCCGCCGCCGCAGACGCCTTCAAAGCCTGGCGTCGCCTGCCCGCTCCTCAGCGTGGCGAGCTGGTGCGTCTTTACGGTGAAGAACTGCGCAAGCACAAAGAAACTCTGGGCGCCTTGATCACGCTGGAATGTGGCAAGATCATTTCTGAAGGCCAAGGCGAAGTACAGGAAATGATCGACATCTGCGATTTCGCCGTCGGTCTGTCCCGTCAACTGTACGGTCTGACTATCGCATCCGAGCGCCCCAATCACGCACTGCGCGAATCCTGGCACCCAATGGGCCCAGTCGGAGTTATTTCCGCGTTCAACTTCCCCATGGCGGTTTGGGCATGGAACAGCGCACTGGCGCTGGTGTGCGGCGATCCTGTGATCTGGAAACCTTCCGAGAAAACGCCTCTGTGCGCCCTGGCCTGTCAACATCTGCTGGATAAAGCCATCGCTCGCTTCGGCGAAGCGCCAGAAGGCCTGTCCAGCGTCATCATCGGCGAACGTGAAGTCGGCGAACAATTGGTTGACGACAAGCGCGTACCTTTGATCAGCGCCACCGGCAGCTGCGCCATGGGCCGCGTAGTCGGTCAGCGCGTCGCGGCTCGCTTCGGCAAATCCATTCTGGAACTGGGCGGCAACAACGCCATCATCGTGGCGGAATCCGCTGACCTGGACATGGCCACCCGCGCCATTGTTTTCGGCGCAGTCGGCACCGCAGGCCAACGCTGCACCACCACTCGTCGCGTCTTCGCTCATGATTCCGTATATGACGAATTGCTGGGGCGCCTGAAGGCCGCTTATAAGCAACTGCCTATCGGTAACCCACAGGAAGCCGGCACGTTAATCGGTCCGCTCATCGACGGCCGCTCTTACGAACAAATGGAGCAGGCGCTGGCTGACGCCAAAGCAAAAGGCTGTGACGTTTACGGCGGCGGACGCGCGCTGGAAAAAGAGTTCCCACAGGCTTACTACGTGAACCCCGCGATTGTGGAAGGCGGCAACGCGCTGACCAACAATGCTCACGAAACCTTTGCGCCGATCCTGTACTTCTTCCGATACTCTGATCTGGAAGACGCGATTGAACGTCAGAACGATGTGCCACAAGGTCTGTCTTCCGCTATCTTCACTCTGAACATGCGTGAAGCGGAACTGTTCACCTCCGCGGTGGGCAGCGACTGCGGCATCGCCAACGTCAACGTCGGCACCAGCGGCGCTGAAATCGGCGGCGCATTCGGCGGCGAGAAAGAAACCGGCGGCGGTCGCGAGTCCGGCTCCGACTCCTGGAAGGCGTACATGCGCCGCTCCACAGCGACAGTAAACTATTCGTCCGAGCTGCCGCTGGCCCAGGGCATTAAGTTCGATCTCAACTAAGCCTTTGCTGAGTTGACTTGAAAGGAGAGCTTCGGCTCTCCTTTTGACATCCGCGCCAGGACGCGCGGTTCGACAGGTCAGGATTTTCCTTATTGGTTTAACGCTTATTAACATGGCAATGATATTGGCATGTTAATAGCCCGGCGCATGGATGCGCCTGCGCGGCGACTAGCTGCGGGAGACAGGGTCTGACATGTGCAGGCCCTGTCGTGCGGACAAATAGAAGGAAGCTATTTGTCCGCCTGATTAATATACCGATGATGTACGGGAAGCTGTTTCCGACTGTGCGCCTGTAACCGGACTTCGACCGAAGCCGGACCTCCTCCTCTTCTTCCAGAACGCCTCAGGCGTCTGGACGCACGCCGGTCAGACAAACGTCAGTATTATTTTCAGGATTACGAGCCGTACCATGCAAACTACTGCGCTTTTCAAACTATTGTCTTCGCTGACTGACGCCGCCAAGGCTCAGCAATTGCTTGATTCCGTCCAACTGCACCCCATTTTCGCCCAGCCTCACCATGACGACGAGCCGCTCAATCGCGCCGTCATCGCCCAGGCGATGAATATGATGTTGTTCGATGATTTGTTAGAGCGCGTGCCGGAAGGCAAACAATACGTGGCGGAAAAGCTGGCGTCTGGAGAGAAAGTCGTATTCGACCACGGCGCGCTGCGCACCGTAGCCTGGGAAAACCAGGCGCTGCCGATGGGTTATAAAGCGTTCGCGCGCATCCTGGAGCCTCTCGGCTTCACCGTGGCCGGACAGTATCCATTGCCCAAGCTGAAAATGTGCGGCTTCGTCTACACGCATGCGGACCTGCCCCACGATATCGCCCAATACTTCGTCAGTGAGTTGTACCCGGAACAATTCACCAAATCTTTCCAGGACGCTGTTGACCGAGTGGTGTCCGTGTCTTCCGATCCATTGACGCCGCGCTCCGCGGAGCTATTGCAGAAACTGGCTGCAAGCAGCGCGCTGTCACTGGCGGACGCGGCGGAATTGTTGCCCAACCTGTTGCAGTGTTTTGACCGTCAGCACGGCGTGCCTCACCTGCACGACTATCTGGCGCTGCGGGAAGAGTCCGCGGAAATGGCCTGGATCTCCACTGAAGGCAACGCTTTCAACCACGCGACCGATCGCGTGGGCGACATTCGTCAACTGGACGCACAGCAGCGTGAGCTGGGTCGCCCGATGAAGGATGAAATTGAAGTGGCGCGCAACGCCAACATCATGCAGACCGCTTATCGCGCCACCAAAGTAAAACGCCAGTTCAAAACGGATCAAGGCGTCGAAACCCATGAGGTTCCCGGCTCCTTCTTTGAATTCATTCAGCGCAACGATATCGATGAGAGCGCTGAAAAGGGCATGGACCTGCGCTTTGACAGCAGTAACGCCCAAGGCATCTTCACCATGACTCGCGCCGTTACGCATACGGCCGAGACAGCGGAATGCTAACTCCAGCATATTGAAGAATTAGCGCACATCGTCACTCCGGCCAGGCTTTGCAAGCCAGCGGCCTGGACCGAGGTTGGCCATGTGCGCATTTTTTCGCTTATGTTCGGCCGGTCAGGCTATACTCCCCTCCTCGATTAACCCCGACAACACAACGCTTACAGACTTCGCCATGCACGCGACAGGAATCGGCGACTCACGCCCATTGCTCATTCTTTACCCCCCTCACCGCCCGCCCATGCCTCAGTATGAGCAGTTGCAGGACTATCGTTGCGGCATCTCTGGAGAAACGGAAGTCATCATCCAAGAGACAGGCAATCATTGGCGCAAGATTTTTTCCATCTTCGCCAAGATAACGCAGGAGCTGTTGTTTCCAGAGGAAGACTGGCGTGAGGTGCGGGACAGGCGCTTATTCACGGAAGGCGGCGCGACGGCGTTGCTGTTTCAACAACACCTGCTGGAGACGCCAACAGATCGTCAGCCTCCTGTTCACCTTATCGGGGGACAGCAATTCGCGGAAGGGTTCTCAACGCTCCCGCAAACGCCTCAAGCATTGCAGGAAGACAGTCGCATCCTGCGAGCGGGAAACGTTTATCTGACGCCCTATCTGGACTACCGGCAGTTTCCCAATGCGCTGATAGCAACGCTGCTCGCAGACATAGAGCGTCAAGGGTTTGCGACGGCTAGGCCGTCACTGGCTTAATCTCCACTTTCAGAGGCGGAACCCCCAGTTTTTCTTCTTCCTGCAAACACTGCAGCGCCAGTTCTGAAATAGTGCGGCGATAAGCATAACGCATCACGCGCAGACAACGGTCGCTGATCTGGAAAATCGCTCCGGCATTCAGCTCATCCAGCTTCTCCTCTGGATTTACGCCCCAATTTACGGCGAACTCCGCCAGAGTCTGCTCTTTGCTGGTGGAAAAACGCAGGTCGATATTGGCGGAGATCTGATGGAACTGACGCAGATACTCCCTCGCCAACTGCACATGCCGCGCCGCCGCCTGAGCGAAAAATTTGGGGCGCTCTTCTTCGTCCTGGCGGAACAGGGCGTCAAGCGCCGCCATGCATAACGGCAGGCTGTCCCAGATATCCCGCAATAAAAACAACTGACGGAAAGTGTTGTACAACGACTCCGCCCGCGCCTTGTCATCGGCGGACATCTGCGCCATCGCCAGATGCATGCGCTGCGCCACATAGGCGTCCAGACAGCGACTTAACTCGCCCGCCATCCGTTTCACTTCCGTACGTCGATCATCCAGACTGCGTTGCACAGAACCGATATCGCCCGCCTTCACGCCAAAATCAGCGGCGTCGATGTTAAAACCCGCCTCCACATACGCCAGCCCGACCTGAGCCGCCTCCATATGCTGATAGGCTTCCCAATACAGCTCCATTTGCGCCGTAGCGCGCGGAATCTGGCCGCGCAGTTCGGTCACGGCCCCAGCCAGGTCCACCTCCGTCGGCGTAGCGTTAAACGGCTTCATCAGGCGCATGGAGAACAAGTCGGCGAAGTAGCGCTTCAAGGCTTCTTCCGACTCATTCATTTTCGAGTGAACGTCCCTGATTTCCTCGAAGGAGCACAGGTACTGTTCCGGCTTCTCCAGCCCCATTGAGTTATAAATGCGCAACGTGACGATTTTGCACAAAGCGTCAAAGTCCGGCATCAACTCAGTGGCGGGAAATTCATCGATCCAAACCGGCTCATAACCAAGAGATTCCGCATGGGCGATACGGTCGTTGTCCGCCGGATGCGTATCCCAGACATTGGTCTGGCGCTCATCCATTTTCGCCCGCACCGCGTCGATTTCTTCCTGGGATAACTCAGCCGCCAGCTGCGCAATGGTTTGCGGCAAGTTGTCGATCAGGCGGTCTTCGTTCCAGGCGGATTGCCAGATCTCATCTCTGCGTTGCTGCGACATGGACATATTCCACAACGCCACCGCCGTACTCTGAAAGGTTTCGCTGCCCGCAACCCAGCTTTCGTATCGATCGGCGTCGTACTCCATCTCCCGGGACATCCAACGGGTGACGCGCAGGTTAAACAAGAACAGGTATTTCAGAATCAGGCGCGTGCCTTTGATCATACCCTGCGCGGCGATCAGCGCCACATCCAGGGCAAAAATCGGGGAATACTCCCGCCACTTGCTCAAGCGACGATCCCAGGCGTCGGGATAGAAGGCCCGGCTCGCCATCCAGGCGTTGGCGGTGTTGACGATATAGTTGGCGATCATGGCGTTGCGTTGCGCAAAGTGCCCGAACTCATGCCCTAATACGCCAATGAATTGCCGACTGTTCATGCCCGCCAACAGCGGCAGGCCGACTGTCAGGGTCAAACGTCCCTGAAACAGGCTCAGCAGTCCTTTTTCCGGGGCGACGTGAGCATTGACCTCGCCATCCACGTAGATTTTCACCGGGGCCGGCAAGCCCATGCGCTCGGTGAGCAGCTGCACCAGTTGATAAAAGCGGCGATACTTTTTCGGATTCAACTCCAGAGTGCGGTTTTCGTAGTCGCGACCAAAGAACGGCTTCAGCAGGAACAAGGCGAACACGGTTCCCAACAGAACCGGTACGAACAGCATCAACGTCCCCATCGCATTGGTTTTACGCACCGCCAGAATATCCGGGATACTGATCCCGTACCAAACCGTTCCCACTATCGCGCAGATTGTCAGGCTGATGTAAATCAAAGGCGCTATCAGGCTCAACAAGGTCACGCTGAACAGCCCCAGTTTATAAGCTGTGGTTACCGGTAGTTTGGGAATGGGTTGGTGCAGACGCTTCTTCGCCAGGGCAAGCACGTCTGTCTGTATGTCGGCGTCTTTGGCCGGCTTGGCGCCACTGGCCGTCGATGAGACTGCGCTTTTGGCGGTCTGTGCGGTTTCTGTCGGCTGCGGTTGCGCGGGCTTCGTCGCCACGTCCCCGGAGGGACAAGGCTGCAACGTCACCGCCAGTCCCAGGCGAACAAATAAGGCCTGATATTTTCTGGCGTCCGAAGATGACAAAGATTTCTTGATCACCACCGCCCCCGTCAACAGACGCTCGACTTGCGCGTTCGATAACTTCAAACGCGCAACGAGATTATCTCGCACCTGACGCTCTTCGAAACCGGAAAGAATTTTACCCTGGCTGATAACATTGAATTGGGGGGAAGCAGGTGCGCTCAAATCGACATCCTTTGTGGAGGCAGCAAAAGGCGGCAATTTTATGCGCCGAAGCTGATATTTTCTAATCTTTTTAGTTGTTTTTACGCGAAGAAGTGTAACTGGCGCAGCCGGATTTATGAACAGTAAGCCGGGTATTTAAGACAAGCATCGCTTGAACTCTGATAACTGCGTCAAATCGACTATTTTTTCTTTAAGTCCTATTCATTGCGAACCATGCGGAAATTGTTCATGAAAACACCAGCGGCTTTCAGCGCTCTCTTAATACCACCTTTCTTGCTGACCGGC is drawn from Hahella sp. KA22 and contains these coding sequences:
- a CDS encoding aldehyde dehydrogenase family protein, whose translation is MNIQEIFSALGMDQGILASGDYKISSPVDGKVIANLKLDSKDEVEKKIAAAADAFKAWRRLPAPQRGELVRLYGEELRKHKETLGALITLECGKIISEGQGEVQEMIDICDFAVGLSRQLYGLTIASERPNHALRESWHPMGPVGVISAFNFPMAVWAWNSALALVCGDPVIWKPSEKTPLCALACQHLLDKAIARFGEAPEGLSSVIIGEREVGEQLVDDKRVPLISATGSCAMGRVVGQRVAARFGKSILELGGNNAIIVAESADLDMATRAIVFGAVGTAGQRCTTTRRVFAHDSVYDELLGRLKAAYKQLPIGNPQEAGTLIGPLIDGRSYEQMEQALADAKAKGCDVYGGGRALEKEFPQAYYVNPAIVEGGNALTNNAHETFAPILYFFRYSDLEDAIERQNDVPQGLSSAIFTLNMREAELFTSAVGSDCGIANVNVGTSGAEIGGAFGGEKETGGGRESGSDSWKAYMRRSTATVNYSSELPLAQGIKFDLN
- a CDS encoding DUF1338 domain-containing protein translates to MQTTALFKLLSSLTDAAKAQQLLDSVQLHPIFAQPHHDDEPLNRAVIAQAMNMMLFDDLLERVPEGKQYVAEKLASGEKVVFDHGALRTVAWENQALPMGYKAFARILEPLGFTVAGQYPLPKLKMCGFVYTHADLPHDIAQYFVSELYPEQFTKSFQDAVDRVVSVSSDPLTPRSAELLQKLAASSALSLADAAELLPNLLQCFDRQHGVPHLHDYLALREESAEMAWISTEGNAFNHATDRVGDIRQLDAQQRELGRPMKDEIEVARNANIMQTAYRATKVKRQFKTDQGVETHEVPGSFFEFIQRNDIDESAEKGMDLRFDSSNAQGIFTMTRAVTHTAETAEC
- a CDS encoding saccharopine dehydrogenase family protein, with the translated sequence MKPIVVVGAGKIGSMITDFLNSTGDYKVTLVDQNQDALDRIAEEIPGISTVKANASNQQEMEAAFKGHFAVINSCPFDISASIAHAAAAQQVHYLDLTEDVASTRLIKSLAKDAKSAFIPQCGLAPGFISIVAYDLARHFDSLHNVHMRVGALPKFPSNALKYNLTWSTDGLINEYLNPCEAIVNGQLREVPPMEELEHFSLDGDDYEAFNTSGGLGTLCETLEGKVSNLNYRTVRYPGHRDVMKLLLNDLRLGERRDLLKEIMESAIPVTMQDVVLVFANVSGVKNGLFLQETFARKIYSREINGKLRSAIQITTASGICAALDLLAEGKLPSQGFVRQEDIRFEDFINNRFGRNYMEDDGKNPSASVRRVA
- a CDS encoding M48 family metallopeptidase, coding for MSAPASPQFNVISQGKILSGFEERQVRDNLVARLKLSNAQVERLLTGAVVIKKSLSSSDARKYQALFVRLGLAVTLQPCPSGDVATKPAQPQPTETAQTAKSAVSSTASGAKPAKDADIQTDVLALAKKRLHQPIPKLPVTTAYKLGLFSVTLLSLIAPLIYISLTICAIVGTVWYGISIPDILAVRKTNAMGTLMLFVPVLLGTVFALFLLKPFFGRDYENRTLELNPKKYRRFYQLVQLLTERMGLPAPVKIYVDGEVNAHVAPEKGLLSLFQGRLTLTVGLPLLAGMNSRQFIGVLGHEFGHFAQRNAMIANYIVNTANAWMASRAFYPDAWDRRLSKWREYSPIFALDVALIAAQGMIKGTRLILKYLFLFNLRVTRWMSREMEYDADRYESWVAGSETFQSTAVALWNMSMSQQRRDEIWQSAWNEDRLIDNLPQTIAQLAAELSQEEIDAVRAKMDERQTNVWDTHPADNDRIAHAESLGYEPVWIDEFPATELMPDFDALCKIVTLRIYNSMGLEKPEQYLCSFEEIRDVHSKMNESEEALKRYFADLFSMRLMKPFNATPTEVDLAGAVTELRGQIPRATAQMELYWEAYQHMEAAQVGLAYVEAGFNIDAADFGVKAGDIGSVQRSLDDRRTEVKRMAGELSRCLDAYVAQRMHLAMAQMSADDKARAESLYNTFRQLFLLRDIWDSLPLCMAALDALFRQDEEERPKFFAQAAARHVQLAREYLRQFHQISANIDLRFSTSKEQTLAEFAVNWGVNPEEKLDELNAGAIFQISDRCLRVMRYAYRRTISELALQCLQEEEKLGVPPLKVEIKPVTA